Proteins encoded within one genomic window of Candidatus Binatia bacterium:
- a CDS encoding glycosyl transferase family 1, which yields MRDLLLLNERDLEHPNAGGAEVNLFEVTSRLVRLGYRATLLCTRFPGAAAETEIRGVRVVRFGNRFTYYLRFPFRMRRFLGPETVIIEHLCKLPFLTPLLARRPMLAVTHHLFGTTAFQQVPAPVAAVVVASEWLIPVFYRNSTFLAVSPSTREDLVRRGIPAERIVVVPNGVDCSHYRPPAEPPPPPPTVLVLGRVEPYKRLDLALRAFRRVREALPESRLVVVGGGTGLEAARREVERLGLRGAVTLTGPVSEEEKLRRMAEAHVAVNTSEKEGWGLTVLEAAACGIPTVASDVPGLRDSVVNGQTGVLVRHGDVEGVAVALVGLLRDEAERRRLGRNARLWAETFSWDAVAEATAECIESVARGDPELPRFSWFGGEPVPGRGEARREGAGR from the coding sequence ATGCGCGACCTTCTCCTGCTGAACGAGCGCGACCTCGAGCACCCGAACGCGGGTGGAGCCGAGGTGAACCTCTTCGAGGTGACGAGCCGCCTCGTGCGCCTCGGCTACCGTGCGACGCTCCTCTGCACGCGCTTTCCGGGCGCGGCCGCCGAGACGGAAATCCGCGGCGTGCGCGTCGTGCGCTTCGGAAACCGCTTCACGTACTACCTCCGGTTCCCCTTCCGGATGCGCCGCTTCCTCGGTCCCGAAACCGTGATCATCGAGCACCTGTGCAAGCTCCCGTTCCTCACGCCCCTTCTCGCCCGGCGCCCCATGCTCGCCGTCACGCACCACCTCTTCGGCACGACCGCCTTCCAGCAGGTGCCGGCTCCCGTCGCAGCCGTGGTCGTCGCATCGGAATGGCTCATTCCGGTCTTCTACCGGAACTCGACCTTCCTGGCAGTGTCCCCCAGCACACGCGAAGACCTGGTACGGCGCGGCATCCCCGCCGAGCGCATCGTCGTCGTTCCCAACGGCGTCGACTGCTCCCACTACCGGCCGCCTGCCGAGCCTCCTCCGCCTCCGCCGACGGTCCTCGTCCTCGGGCGCGTGGAACCCTACAAGCGGCTCGACCTGGCACTCCGCGCCTTCCGCCGGGTCCGCGAAGCCCTGCCCGAAAGCCGGCTCGTCGTCGTGGGCGGCGGCACGGGACTCGAAGCCGCGCGCCGGGAGGTCGAGCGACTGGGCCTCCGGGGAGCCGTCACGCTCACCGGTCCCGTCTCCGAGGAGGAAAAGCTCCGCCGGATGGCCGAGGCACACGTGGCCGTGAACACGTCCGAGAAAGAGGGCTGGGGTCTCACGGTGCTCGAGGCGGCGGCCTGCGGCATCCCGACGGTGGCGAGCGACGTTCCCGGTTTGCGGGATTCCGTGGTAAACGGGCAAACGGGAGTTCTCGTGAGGCACGGCGACGTGGAAGGGGTAGCGGTGGCACTGGTCGGGCTTTTGCGCGACGAGGCGGAGCGGAGGCGGCTCGGAAGGAATGCCCGCCTCTGGGCCGAGACTTTTTCCTGGGATGCGGTGGCGGAGGCCACGGCCGAGTGCATCGAGTCCGTGGCACGGGGAGACCCGGAGCTCCCGCGTTTTTCCTGGTTCGGGGGCGAGCCGGTTCCGGGGCGGGGCGAGGCGAGGCGTGAAGGCGCCGGCCGTTGA
- a CDS encoding dolichyl-phosphate beta-D-mannosyltransferase yields MNRLSTPCVVVVPTYNERENVEKLVPALLAQDERVSVLVVDDNSPDGTAEVAERFARQDSRVDVLRRGRPEGIGPAYKAGFARALEQGARYVVQMDADFSHPVHVVSEFLGCIEDCDMVLGSRYLKGITVINWPIERLLLSYFGNWYARKVTGLPTHDVTGGFKCWRREALEGIGLERVRSNGYAFQIETTYRAWKRGYRIREIPIIFADRTLGDSKMNKRIALEALWIVWWLRLQAALGRL; encoded by the coding sequence GTGAATCGCCTCTCGACACCCTGCGTCGTCGTCGTCCCGACGTACAACGAGCGGGAAAACGTGGAAAAGCTCGTCCCGGCGCTTCTCGCCCAGGACGAGCGCGTCTCCGTCCTCGTCGTCGACGACAACTCGCCCGACGGCACGGCCGAGGTCGCCGAGCGTTTCGCACGCCAGGATTCCCGCGTCGACGTGCTCAGGCGAGGGCGGCCCGAGGGGATCGGTCCCGCGTACAAGGCCGGCTTCGCCCGGGCGCTCGAGCAGGGAGCGCGCTACGTCGTGCAGATGGACGCCGACTTCTCCCACCCCGTGCACGTCGTGAGCGAGTTTCTCGGCTGCATCGAGGACTGCGACATGGTCCTCGGCTCCCGCTACCTCAAGGGCATCACGGTCATCAACTGGCCCATCGAACGGCTTCTCCTGAGCTATTTCGGCAACTGGTACGCGCGCAAGGTGACGGGGCTTCCGACGCACGACGTCACCGGGGGCTTCAAGTGCTGGCGGCGCGAGGCGCTCGAGGGGATCGGGCTCGAGCGGGTGCGCTCGAACGGCTACGCGTTCCAGATCGAGACGACCTACCGCGCCTGGAAGCGCGGCTACCGGATCCGCGAGATCCCCATCATCTTCGCCGACCGAACGCTGGGCGATTCCAAGATGAACAAGAGGATCGCGCTCGAGGCGCTCTGGATCGTGTGGTGGCTCCGCTTGCAGGCCGCCCTGGGACGCCTCTAG
- the gmd gene encoding GDP-mannose 4,6-dehydratase has protein sequence MAKRRALITGITGQDGSYLAEFLLEKGYEVYGVVRRSSTENFARIEHLRDSIELVQADLLDQLSVIHVVRRVRPHEIYNLAAQSFVPTSWDQPVLTAEFDAIGVTRMLEAIRLVDRSIRFYQASSSEMFGKVREVPQNERTPFHPRSPYGVAKVYGHFITVNYRESYDLFACSGILFNHESPRRGKEFVTRKITHEVARIKRGLSRELRLGNLDAHRDWGFAGDYVRAMWLMLQQPEPDDYVVATGEAHSVREFVELAFSYAGLDWRQYVHQDPALVRPAEVDHLVGDASKARRVLGWEPTVSFPELVRMMVDADLEVVDAQIAFAEANERREKEARRGAEANERREKEARARADQDGPEPGPRKARAADRT, from the coding sequence ATGGCGAAGCGGCGGGCCCTCATCACCGGGATCACGGGGCAGGACGGGTCCTACCTGGCCGAGTTTCTCCTGGAGAAGGGGTACGAGGTCTACGGCGTCGTCCGCCGTTCGAGCACGGAGAACTTCGCCCGCATCGAACACCTCCGCGACTCGATCGAGCTCGTCCAGGCCGACCTCCTCGACCAGCTTTCCGTGATCCACGTCGTGCGCCGCGTCCGGCCGCACGAGATCTACAACCTCGCCGCGCAATCCTTCGTGCCCACGTCCTGGGACCAGCCCGTACTCACCGCCGAGTTCGACGCGATCGGCGTGACCCGCATGCTCGAGGCCATCCGGCTCGTCGACCGCTCGATCCGCTTCTACCAGGCTTCTTCGAGCGAGATGTTCGGGAAGGTCCGCGAGGTGCCCCAGAACGAACGGACGCCCTTCCACCCGCGGAGCCCCTACGGCGTCGCCAAGGTGTACGGCCACTTCATCACCGTGAACTACCGCGAGAGCTACGATCTCTTCGCCTGCTCGGGCATCCTCTTCAACCACGAGTCCCCGCGGCGCGGAAAGGAGTTCGTCACGCGGAAGATCACCCACGAGGTCGCCCGCATCAAGCGCGGTCTCAGCCGCGAGCTCCGGCTCGGGAACCTGGACGCGCACCGCGACTGGGGGTTCGCCGGCGATTACGTCCGCGCCATGTGGCTCATGCTGCAGCAGCCCGAGCCCGACGACTACGTCGTCGCGACCGGCGAGGCGCACTCGGTGCGGGAGTTCGTCGAGCTGGCCTTTTCCTACGCCGGGCTCGACTGGCGGCAGTACGTGCACCAGGACCCGGCGCTCGTGCGTCCGGCCGAGGTGGACCACCTGGTAGGCGACGCGAGCAAGGCTCGCCGCGTGCTCGGCTGGGAGCCCACGGTGAGCTTCCCCGAGCTCGTGCGCATGATGGTGGACGCGGATCTCGAGGTCGTCGACGCCCAGATCGCCTTCGCCGAGGCGAACGAGCGGCGCGAAAAAGAAGCGCGCAGGGGCGCCGAGGCGAACGAGCGGCGGGAGAAAGAAGCGCGAGCGCGCGCCGACCAGGACGGACCCGAGCCCGGCCCGCGCAAGGCACGCGCCGCCGACCGCACTTGA
- a CDS encoding aldo/keto reductase, whose translation MAREKKGFTRRDLLRALPLGVAGGAGLLAGCKYRTQMFLLKDPPKAEEVRPEWTQSRVRKYRPLGRTGFAMSDISFGCSGLGDASVARYGAEKGINYFDTSPDYSRAGSERALGEGIRGFPREKLFLVSKFCTPDGHLPNDTPVPKVIAAVEASLRRLGTDYLDLVHIHAVNSIDRLMAPNIHEAFDRLKEQGKVRFLGVSSHTPDLETVMRHAVRSGRFDVIMVAYNFRNWPELGDIFREAHERGVGVVAMKTLKGAYHTKLAEFTPTERESFAQAAFKWVLSNPHVSGLVVSMSRREQVDEYLYASGGDLAPSETALLEKYDRLVAREYCRPGCGACLDACPYDVPIDDILRYAMYFENYGHEKEAMRLYAQLDPARRADRCAGCSAPCEAKCEFGLPIRAKVLRAAEELRLV comes from the coding sequence ATGGCGCGCGAAAAGAAGGGTTTCACCCGGCGGGATCTCCTGAGGGCGCTTCCCCTCGGGGTCGCCGGCGGTGCGGGGCTCCTTGCGGGGTGCAAGTACCGCACGCAGATGTTCCTCCTGAAGGATCCTCCCAAGGCCGAGGAGGTCCGCCCCGAGTGGACGCAGAGCCGCGTACGAAAGTACCGCCCGCTCGGCCGGACGGGCTTTGCCATGTCCGACATTTCCTTCGGCTGCTCGGGGCTCGGCGACGCGTCCGTGGCCCGCTACGGGGCGGAGAAAGGCATCAATTACTTCGACACCTCGCCGGACTATTCGCGGGCAGGCTCCGAGCGAGCTCTGGGCGAAGGAATCCGGGGCTTCCCGCGCGAGAAGCTCTTTTTGGTCTCCAAGTTCTGCACGCCCGACGGCCACCTCCCGAACGACACTCCCGTGCCGAAGGTGATCGCCGCCGTGGAGGCGAGCCTGCGGAGGCTCGGCACGGACTACCTCGACCTGGTCCACATCCACGCCGTCAACAGCATCGACCGGCTCATGGCCCCGAACATCCACGAAGCCTTCGACCGCCTGAAAGAGCAGGGGAAGGTGCGCTTTCTCGGCGTCTCGAGCCACACGCCGGACCTCGAGACCGTCATGCGGCACGCCGTGCGCAGCGGCCGCTTCGACGTCATCATGGTCGCCTACAACTTCCGCAACTGGCCCGAGCTCGGCGACATCTTCCGGGAAGCCCACGAGCGGGGTGTCGGCGTCGTCGCCATGAAAACGCTCAAGGGTGCCTACCACACGAAGCTCGCGGAGTTCACGCCCACCGAGCGCGAGTCTTTCGCGCAGGCCGCTTTCAAGTGGGTGCTCTCGAACCCCCACGTGAGCGGTCTGGTCGTCTCGATGAGCCGTCGGGAGCAGGTCGACGAGTACCTCTACGCCTCGGGCGGAGACCTCGCTCCGTCGGAGACGGCGCTTCTCGAAAAGTACGACCGGCTCGTGGCCCGCGAGTATTGCCGGCCGGGCTGCGGGGCGTGCCTGGACGCGTGTCCCTACGACGTGCCGATCGACGACATCCTCCGGTACGCCATGTACTTCGAGAACTACGGCCACGAGAAGGAGGCCATGCGGCTCTACGCGCAGCTCGACCCGGCCCGGCGTGCGGACCGCTGCGCGGGGTGCTCCGCTCCCTGCGAGGCGAAGTGCGAGTTCGGCCTGCCCATCCGCGCGAAGGTGCTGCGGGCTGCGGAAGAGCTTCGGCTCGTGTGA
- a CDS encoding amine oxidase, whose translation MTVPHPLEPLSAEEISRAVEILKEAGKVGERTRFCSIVLDEPTKKELASHERGESIPRRARAVAYDPEAGGWIAVADLSSQALVSFRRVTEGQVHLSFLDFLEAIALVRENPEWRAALRKRGIENFELVQIDPWVTGGFPPEGAEPGTRILRALSYVRTFREDNGYARPVEGVIAYVDLTRKRVIRVEDHGVVPLPPEPGNYRPEDVGKLREDLAPLEITQPAGPSFRVEGREVRWQKWRFRVSLHPTQGLVLHTVTYDDGGRERKILHRAALAEMVVPYGDTSPMHYWKSVFDAGEMGIGHLTNSLRLGCDCLGVIHYFDATFANFDGTPFTIPNAICMHEEDFGILWKHVDLHSGTTEVRRSRRLVVSSIHTVGNYEYGFFWYFYLDGTLELQVKLTGIVQTSAVPEGVVPECAPLVAPRLAAPNHQHLFNFRLDFDVDGEENSVYEVDVERLPDERNPHGNAFSARETLLASEAQARRDVDPSRGRFWKIVNPNVRNRLGSPVAYRLFPLVAPRLFAREDSSVARRAAFARHNLWVTAYDPEELAAAGDSPNQHPGGAGLPAYQARNRPLENRDVVLWYTFGVTHIPRPEDWPVMPVEYTGFLLQPYGFFDRNPALDVPPQEKLGRCHR comes from the coding sequence ATGACCGTTCCGCACCCGCTCGAACCGCTTTCGGCCGAAGAGATCTCGCGCGCCGTCGAGATCCTGAAAGAAGCAGGAAAAGTCGGCGAGAGGACGCGTTTTTGCTCGATCGTCCTCGACGAGCCCACGAAAAAAGAACTGGCTTCCCACGAGCGGGGAGAAAGCATCCCGCGAAGAGCGCGAGCTGTCGCCTACGACCCCGAGGCGGGCGGTTGGATTGCCGTCGCGGACCTTTCCTCGCAAGCGCTCGTCTCCTTCCGCAGGGTCACCGAGGGGCAGGTGCACCTCTCGTTCCTCGACTTTCTCGAGGCCATCGCCCTGGTCCGCGAGAACCCGGAGTGGCGGGCGGCTCTCCGCAAGCGCGGCATCGAGAACTTCGAGCTCGTGCAGATCGACCCCTGGGTCACAGGCGGGTTCCCGCCCGAAGGGGCGGAGCCCGGCACGCGAATCCTCCGGGCCCTCTCCTACGTGCGCACCTTCCGCGAGGACAACGGCTACGCCCGGCCCGTCGAGGGGGTGATCGCCTACGTCGACCTCACCCGAAAACGGGTGATCCGCGTCGAAGACCACGGCGTCGTCCCGCTTCCGCCCGAGCCGGGAAACTACCGGCCCGAAGACGTGGGAAAGCTTCGAGAAGACCTGGCTCCGCTCGAGATCACCCAGCCCGCGGGGCCGAGCTTCCGCGTGGAGGGCAGGGAAGTCCGGTGGCAGAAGTGGCGGTTTCGGGTCTCGCTCCACCCGACGCAGGGTCTCGTCCTCCACACCGTGACGTACGACGACGGCGGCCGCGAGCGGAAGATCCTCCACCGCGCCGCGCTCGCCGAGATGGTCGTGCCCTACGGGGACACGAGCCCCATGCACTACTGGAAGAGCGTCTTCGACGCGGGCGAGATGGGGATCGGGCACCTGACCAATTCGCTCCGCCTCGGTTGCGACTGCCTCGGCGTGATCCACTACTTCGACGCCACCTTCGCGAACTTCGACGGCACGCCCTTCACGATCCCGAACGCCATCTGCATGCACGAAGAGGACTTCGGCATTCTCTGGAAGCACGTGGACCTGCACTCGGGCACGACCGAGGTGCGGCGCTCGCGGCGGCTCGTCGTGAGCTCGATCCACACCGTGGGGAACTACGAGTACGGGTTTTTCTGGTACTTCTACCTGGACGGCACGCTGGAGCTCCAGGTGAAGCTCACCGGGATCGTGCAGACCTCGGCCGTGCCCGAAGGCGTGGTCCCCGAGTGCGCGCCGCTCGTCGCCCCGCGTCTTGCCGCCCCGAACCACCAGCACCTCTTCAACTTCCGGCTCGATTTCGACGTCGACGGCGAGGAGAACTCGGTCTACGAGGTGGACGTCGAGCGGCTGCCCGACGAGAGAAACCCGCACGGGAACGCCTTCTCGGCGCGCGAGACGCTCCTTGCGAGCGAAGCGCAGGCGCGGCGCGACGTGGACCCCTCGAGGGGACGCTTCTGGAAGATCGTCAACCCCAACGTCCGCAACCGGCTGGGAAGCCCGGTCGCGTACCGTCTCTTCCCGCTCGTCGCCCCGCGGCTTTTCGCGCGCGAGGACTCGAGCGTGGCGCGCAGGGCGGCTTTCGCCCGGCACAACCTCTGGGTCACGGCGTACGACCCCGAGGAGCTGGCCGCGGCCGGAGACAGCCCCAACCAGCACCCCGGCGGCGCGGGCCTTCCCGCCTACCAGGCCCGCAACCGCCCGCTCGAGAACCGCGACGTCGTCCTCTGGTACACCTTCGGAGTGACTCACATCCCGAGGCCCGAGGACTGGCCTGTCATGCCCGTCGAGTACACGGGCTTTCTGCTGCAGCCCTACGGCTTTTTCGACCGCAATCCGGCCCTCGATGTCCCGCCGCAGGAAAAACTCGGCCGCTGCCACCGTTGA
- a CDS encoding 3-oxoacyl-ACP reductase: MVTGGASGIGAAVVRRLADAGVRVSVWDVQEDAARGLSAELRGKGCEVLPLRVDVSRRGEVERAAERTREALGAVSFLVHSAGIAGFAPFLEMREEDWDRMLAVHLKGAFHVARACLPDMVGAGFGRIVFVGSVGGLRGGVGLAHYAAAKAGLVGLAKSLAQEFAPRGVTVNVVAPGIVDTPLLAKSGVPREILEKSVERNPIPRMGTPEEVAAACLFFLSDEAGFCTGQVLSPSGGGYL; this comes from the coding sequence GTGGTGACCGGCGGCGCGTCCGGAATCGGGGCGGCGGTGGTGCGCCGGCTCGCCGACGCCGGGGTGCGCGTTTCCGTTTGGGATGTGCAAGAAGACGCGGCGCGCGGGCTCTCCGCGGAGCTCCGGGGTAAGGGGTGCGAAGTCCTTCCCCTGCGCGTCGACGTGAGCCGGCGCGGCGAGGTGGAGCGAGCCGCCGAACGCACGCGGGAAGCCCTCGGCGCGGTCTCGTTTCTCGTGCACAGCGCCGGCATCGCCGGCTTCGCGCCGTTTCTCGAGATGCGCGAGGAAGACTGGGACCGCATGCTCGCCGTGCACCTGAAGGGGGCGTTCCACGTCGCGCGGGCCTGCCTCCCGGATATGGTCGGAGCCGGCTTCGGCCGGATCGTGTTCGTCGGCTCGGTCGGGGGGCTCCGGGGAGGCGTGGGGCTCGCCCACTACGCGGCGGCCAAGGCGGGGCTCGTGGGACTCGCGAAGTCCCTCGCGCAGGAGTTCGCCCCGCGCGGCGTGACGGTGAACGTGGTGGCGCCGGGAATCGTCGACACGCCGCTTCTTGCGAAGTCCGGCGTGCCGCGGGAAATCCTGGAGAAGAGCGTCGAGCGGAATCCCATCCCCCGGATGGGGACCCCCGAGGAAGTCGCCGCGGCTTGCCTTTTTTTTCTTTCGGACGAGGCCGGGTTTTGCACCGGGCAGGTGCTGAGTCCGAGCGGAGGAGGCTATCTGTGA
- the glyA gene encoding serine hydroxymethyltransferase yields the protein MASKSFLETYLRKHVPDFSASGISLETVAFAAALDVVGRVSPEVVEGTLQELRDQRTHLKLIASENFASPAVLLAMGSWLSDKYSEGAPGHRFYAGCENVDRIESHAVRLACALFGADHAYVQPHSGIDANLVAFWAVLTHRVETPALERLGAKAVTDLSEEDWEKLRHELADQKMMGMALDAGGHLTHGFRPNISGKLFRYCSYGVDPETGFLDYDHVRRRAREEKPLLLVAGYSSYPRKINFRLFREIADEVGATLMVDMAHFAGLVAGKVFTGDFDPVAHAHIVTTTTHKTLRGPRGGIVLCKKELAEVVDRGCPLVLGGPLQHVIAAKAVALEEASRPEFRDYARRVVENAATLAEALLERGVRVMTGGTDNHIVLLDVRPFGLTGRQAEAALREAGLTLNRNVIPQDPNGSWYTSGLRLGTPAVTTLGMGREEMREIASILCDVLSATRPESVGGKASKARYVCDEKVRARAAERARDLLGRFPLYPQIEL from the coding sequence GTGGCGTCGAAATCCTTTCTCGAAACGTACCTCCGGAAGCACGTGCCGGACTTTTCCGCTTCCGGCATCTCGCTGGAGACGGTCGCATTCGCGGCGGCGCTCGACGTGGTGGGTCGTGTCTCGCCCGAAGTCGTCGAGGGAACACTCCAGGAGCTTCGCGACCAGCGTACCCACCTGAAGCTCATCGCGAGCGAGAACTTCGCCTCGCCCGCCGTGCTGCTCGCCATGGGGAGCTGGCTCAGCGACAAGTACAGCGAGGGCGCTCCGGGCCATCGCTTCTACGCCGGGTGCGAGAACGTCGACCGCATCGAGAGCCATGCCGTCCGTCTCGCCTGCGCCCTCTTCGGTGCCGACCACGCCTACGTCCAGCCGCACAGCGGCATCGACGCGAACCTGGTCGCCTTCTGGGCGGTCTTGACCCACCGGGTGGAAACTCCCGCCCTCGAGCGGCTCGGCGCGAAAGCGGTCACCGATCTTTCGGAGGAGGACTGGGAAAAGCTCAGGCACGAGCTCGCCGACCAGAAGATGATGGGCATGGCGCTCGATGCCGGGGGACACCTGACCCACGGATTTCGTCCCAACATTTCGGGGAAGCTCTTCCGTTACTGTTCGTACGGCGTCGACCCGGAGACGGGCTTTCTCGACTACGACCACGTCCGGCGCCGCGCGCGAGAGGAGAAGCCGCTTCTTCTCGTCGCGGGCTACAGCTCCTATCCGCGGAAGATCAACTTCCGCCTCTTCCGCGAGATCGCCGACGAGGTGGGTGCCACGCTGATGGTCGACATGGCGCACTTCGCGGGCCTGGTCGCGGGCAAGGTGTTCACCGGAGACTTCGACCCCGTGGCCCACGCCCACATCGTCACCACGACCACGCACAAGACGCTCCGCGGCCCGCGTGGCGGCATCGTTCTCTGCAAGAAGGAGCTCGCGGAAGTCGTCGACCGCGGCTGCCCGCTCGTGCTCGGGGGCCCGCTCCAGCACGTCATCGCCGCCAAGGCCGTCGCCCTCGAAGAGGCTTCGCGGCCGGAATTCCGCGACTACGCACGCCGCGTCGTCGAGAACGCCGCCACGCTGGCCGAAGCGCTTCTCGAGAGGGGCGTCCGTGTGATGACCGGAGGTACGGACAACCACATCGTGCTCCTCGACGTCCGTCCCTTCGGGCTCACGGGCCGGCAGGCCGAGGCGGCGCTCCGGGAGGCGGGCCTCACGCTCAACCGCAACGTCATCCCCCAGGACCCGAACGGCTCCTGGTACACGAGCGGCCTCCGTCTCGGAACGCCGGCCGTGACGACCCTCGGCATGGGCAGGGAGGAAATGCGGGAAATCGCCTCGATTCTCTGCGACGTGCTCTCGGCGACCCGGCCCGAGAGCGTGGGAGGCAAGGCGTCGAAGGCTCGCTACGTCTGCGACGAGAAGGTCCGTGCGCGCGCCGCCGAGCGAGCGCGCGACCTTCTCGGGCGCTTTCCCCTCTACCCGCAGATCGAACTCTGA
- the aroC gene encoding chorismate synthase, whose translation MGSTFGHLFRVTTFGESHGGAVGVVIDGCPPLIPISLDEIQRDLDRRRPGQSKVTTPRDEPDRAEILSGVFEGKTLGSPIAILVRNQDARPEAYEPFKDTYRPSHADFTYEAKYGIRNWQGGGRASARETVGRVAAGAVARKLLSVAAGIEVLAYVKQVHEIVAEVDPSRVRYDDVEANIVRCPDARAAERMIARIEEARRQGDSLGGVVECVCRNVPPGLGEPVFDKLEADLAKGVLSLPASKGFEIGSGFAATRMTGIEHNDPFVVEGGRVRTASNRSGGVQGGISNGEDIVFRVAFKPTATIAQPQRTVDREGREVVLEARGRHDPCVLPRAVPMVEAMACLVLADHLLRQRGQCGR comes from the coding sequence GTGGGTTCGACGTTCGGGCATCTCTTCCGGGTCACGACGTTCGGCGAGTCCCACGGCGGCGCCGTCGGGGTCGTCATCGACGGTTGCCCGCCGCTGATTCCGATCTCCCTGGACGAGATCCAGCGAGATCTCGACCGGAGGAGGCCCGGTCAAAGCAAAGTCACCACGCCGCGCGACGAGCCGGACCGCGCGGAGATCCTCTCGGGTGTGTTCGAGGGCAAGACGCTGGGCTCTCCCATTGCCATTCTCGTGCGCAACCAGGACGCGAGGCCCGAGGCGTACGAGCCCTTCAAGGACACCTACCGTCCCTCTCACGCCGATTTCACGTACGAGGCCAAGTACGGGATCCGGAACTGGCAGGGTGGAGGCCGAGCTTCCGCCCGCGAGACCGTGGGGCGCGTCGCTGCGGGCGCGGTCGCGCGCAAGCTCCTTTCCGTGGCGGCGGGGATCGAGGTCCTCGCTTACGTGAAGCAGGTCCACGAGATCGTGGCCGAGGTCGATCCGTCGCGCGTCCGGTACGACGACGTGGAAGCCAACATCGTACGCTGCCCCGACGCGCGCGCCGCCGAGCGCATGATTGCCCGCATCGAGGAAGCGCGCCGGCAGGGGGATTCCCTGGGCGGTGTCGTCGAGTGCGTTTGCCGAAACGTACCGCCCGGTCTCGGCGAGCCCGTCTTCGACAAGCTCGAGGCCGACCTCGCCAAGGGTGTCCTTTCCTTGCCCGCGTCGAAAGGCTTCGAGATCGGAAGCGGCTTCGCCGCGACGCGCATGACGGGCATCGAGCACAACGATCCCTTCGTGGTCGAGGGGGGCCGGGTCCGCACCGCGAGCAACCGTTCGGGTGGCGTCCAGGGAGGGATCAGCAACGGCGAGGACATCGTCTTCCGCGTGGCTTTCAAACCGACCGCCACGATCGCGCAGCCCCAGCGCACCGTCGACCGCGAAGGCCGGGAGGTCGTCCTCGAGGCACGCGGCCGGCACGACCCCTGCGTGCTTCCCCGTGCGGTGCCGATGGTCGAAGCCATGGCGTGCCTCGTCCTGGCCGACCACCTCCTCCGGCAACGCGGCCAGTGCGGGCGGTAG